TCCGGTACATGGAAGGGACCGGATGTTCTTATAACCGCGGGGCGAGGGTACGCttatgttttcccacaggatGCCGACTCCCCCATCTGGATCCCAGATCGCCTTATCCGACctgcaaagggaaaagagaaggcgCAAGCGCCGCTGGAGAAAGCAACAGAGGAAACTGGTGACGGACATAAAAAAGATGAAGCTCAATggcgaaaaaccaaaaatgactTGGTCGCAGATTCGGCTTCTGACTCAGAACGcaaaaaaacttttaattgaaCAGGGGAAACCCCTTAcagcttctttttatttccttgcctTTCTAGCTTTAATTTCCACCCCACTGCCGGTCACTCAGGGAATTTCCTACTGGGCGTATGTCCCTAATCCCCCGATTATTCAGCCTGTAGGATGGTTAGATCGGGAGCCTATCAAGGTGTTAACCAATGACTCAGTCAGATTGGGTGGAGCACAGGATTCTGACGCTCATAGCAGCTCCTCCTCCTTAATAAATTTTGAGGGCAGAGCAGATTCGCTCCCAATCTGCCTGACGCTGCAGGGGAAGGTGCCTTACGGCTGCTTTCCAACATCTTACAGGACCTTCCTGACTGACAGCCCAGACAGAGCAAACACTGGCAAGAGGTGGGTGTGGGAGCTCCAGATACAGACTTTAGGGAATCAATTGTATAAGGATAATTTTACTCAAGTCAATCTCATTCCTATCACTCCCTGTATTCAAAAGTACCAGGATAAAGATCAATTTTGGGATTCTTCTCTGTCCAAATTCCCAACATGGTTGACTTGCGGTTTTCCAAATGCAGCTACAAGGTATAAACCACAGGGGTCGTCAGGATCCCTCAGGATATGGGATTACTCTAATTCTAATGATAAGGAGGACACTTATAAGAGTTATCTAAatactcataaaaaaaaatttcataattatGTTTTTGAAGGACATGGAGAGCCTCTTAGGAGATGGTTCTCTCCAGGCTTTGTAAAACCTACATGGTTTACAAAACAAGgcaacatt
This is a stretch of genomic DNA from Onychomys torridus unplaced genomic scaffold, mOncTor1.1, whole genome shotgun sequence. It encodes these proteins:
- the LOC118575484 gene encoding endogenous retrovirus group K member 19 Env polyprotein-like, translated to MKLNGEKPKMTWSQIRLLTQNAKKLLIEQGKPLTASFYFLAFLALISTPLPVTQGISYWAYVPNPPIIQPVGWLDREPIKVLTNDSVRLGGAQDSDAHSSSSSLINFEGRADSLPICLTLQGKVPYGCFPTSYRTFLTDSPDRANTDSAAGRV